DNA from Metabacillus flavus:
CCTGGAATGCGGAGCGAGGACTCACAAGATGAGGGTGTATCAAATGACCGATAACCCGGTGGCAAGGGAAATGATTGGCTATCTGCTTGTCCGGGGCGGGGTTCATATCGTTGCTTATGCAAAAGCTTTAGAAATAGCCACCGGCGTCGATGTAATGAAAATGCTCCCTATACCCGATCTGGATAACACCAAATTTGCTTCTGCTAAAAAGTTTGAAGATTTAGGGGTGAATAGAAGGCTGTATACATTCAGTGATCAGTATTATAGGGATATCGATAAAATCTGGAAGGGAAGGGGACCTAAGGGAGAACCTCTTGAAGTCATAATCGGCCATCCTCAAGGTGTACCGGTTCCAGACCTGGAAGAGATTCCTGAAGAGTTTGCTCCGGGAATTTCGGAAGAGGATTTTCAGGAAATTGCCCGCCGTCTTCAAAGATCAGCGGGCATTTAGAAGAAGCCGGAGGGCTTCTTCTTTTTTACAGTACTAATTTTTCAAGTGCCGGAAGATCAAAACCTTTAACAATAAATCCATCCACTGTAATCGTGGGTGTAGAATAGGATTGCAGATTTTTAATTAAATGGTCTCTGGCTATTTGGTCCTTCGAAATATCTATTTCATCAAACATCACATGATGGTGATCCAAGAATTGCTTAACGATTTTACATGGGGGACAGTCAGGCTGCGTATACACTGTAATCTTTTTTGTCATAGTTATCACTGCTTTCTATTGCTTAAACTTTGAAAATAATGGACAAGGCCCATCGCACTTACAGACAAATCAAGATTTAGAATATCATAGACGGGGTGGTTATTGGGAATGTTTTTGATCTCAGGCTCTTCGAATACCCGTTTTTTTAATTCCTCCTCTGTCTTAGCGGCCAGGTTAGAAAGAGACAAATCTCCTGAGAGGGAAAATACCAAATCTGCTGCGGCAAGAAAAACCGGGAGCATTTTCCGGAGTTCGGCAAATGCTCCGTATGGATGATCATGAGGACCGAAGTGGCTGAAATAAATGAACTCCGGACAATACGATTACAAGCGTTCTGCAGACTTAAGCATTGCTTCCGGATTGAACTGATTGGGAGAGGTGGAAGGAAGACAAAACCTGCCGAATGAATCGTCCTCATAAACAATACCGAGAACGTCTCCGGCAAAAATCCCTTTACTTATTGGATCAAATATGCTGAAATGATGATTGGCATGTCCGGGTGAATCAATAAACTCCAGGACACAATTTTCGCTAATCGCCAATTGTTCTTTATCCCCCATGATTAGAATCCGTTCTTCAGGAACAGGAATAACCGGATCAAAAAGGACATCAAAATCTTCCTTATAAACGGCCTTCGCACCGGCAATCAGTCTCTCAGGACAAACAAGATGGCGGGCACCTTTAGGGTGAACAATGATTTTGGCATCTGGGCATTCTTTTAAAAGCAATCCTGCCCCTCCTGCGTGATCCAGATGGACGTGCGTAACAATGATATATTTTATAGCTGTTACAGACAGCCCAAGCTCCGATAAGCCTGATTTGATGTGCGGGATGGAGGGGCTCGCTTAAGGCTCCAGCAGGGTAAGCTTTTCCTCATGGAGTACATAGGAGGAGGTCCTGCCCTTTTTCCCTAAGTCAAAAGTGTCAATCATGCTGATCCGGTCTGATATTCGTTTTGCAAATCCCATTTTCTTTCCCCCTTTTGCCTTAACTCTTATAGTATAGCCCGGCAAAAAGCTGAAAGAAAATTAGATGATTGCGAACATATTATCCTGAAGGCAAATGTGGTAAACTTTCTAATAGATATAGGATGAAGCAATATGGTTAAGAATAGCAAATATGAGGAAAATAACCGATAAGAACAAGTTGTTCTTTGGAAGGAGAAAAAGAAATGTCTCAATTAACAGGTATTATCAGCCGTCTACAAAGTCTACAGGAAACAGCAGCAGGAAATGAGCCTTCCCAGCGTTTTTTTGAAGTAGAAGGTGAGAAGCGCTGCAGCGTAAAATATTTCGAGAAAAACGAAATGTTCGAACTTGAAGTTTATGAAAAAGGCGGAAAGCCTCAGACTTACCAATTCGATAACATTGATATCATTGCCATTGAAATTTTCGACCTTTTACAAGCCTAATCAGGCATTTACATATTTTTAACATGAATGGGAGAAAAGGATAACATATCGGTTTTAGATTGCGTATAAGGTTAACAAGAACCTTTAAAGGAGATGCATGATGAGCGATACGTTTGCCTTTTATAATGTAACGGAAGAGAACATGACACTTCAGGATGTAATATCACGCCTAAAATCCTTTATCCAAAAGGATCCGCGGTCTGTTTATGTGTTGTCGATCGGTACAGACTCCCATGTTCATCAAAAGGAAACGAAATTCATTACGGCTATTCATCTTCACCGAGTGGGAAAAGGGGCCTGGGGGTGCCTGAAAAATTATGTTCTTCCCAGGCCGATTAACAGTGTTCATGAAAAAATTTCGACGGAAACCGCGCTTAGTCAGGAATTGGCTTACTCTTTTATCACCCTTTATTTGGGAGGATTGACTGATATTCTCATCCCATTTTCGGATGAAGGGGCAGATTTGACTTTCGAAATTCACCTTGATATCGGAAGAAAAGGCGTAACGAAAGACCTCATTCAGGAAATGACAGGGAGAATTACGGCAATGGGGGTTGAAGCGAGAATAAAACCAGATTCTTACACTGCCTTCAGCTATGCGAACCGATATACAAAATAAGGGAAATGCATGTCGAAAATTGCGTTTGACGAAGAAAACCCCTTTTATTATGCTTGTAGTGACAACAGGCAACAGGGGGGCAAAAAGATGGGTTTGGCAGATAAAAGACTCTCAAGTGAAGAGCAGGAGCTACTAATCAGTTTGTTAATGAAGCAAGAGTATGCCATTGAGCTTTTGAGCAGTGAGTTGAACGATATCGAAAGCGGCGAGAAAGCAGTCGATATGGAAACATACAAGCAGCTGACAGTTCTTTATGACCGAATTCGTTTTGAGTGATGTGATTACATAGAGAACGGTACTCAAGTCGGGTGCCGTTTTTTTTGTCCGCTTGTTTTAACTTAAGCAAGCATGGGTAATAGTAATACGCTAACTGTAAAAAAAGAGAGGAAGTACAGCAATGATTACTCTTCGGGCTGAAAAAATTATGGAAATTAACATTCAGGATTTAATGATACCGGGCGACAAAGTTGCCCACGTGCAGCTGGGGAACAATTTGGAGCACGCTCTTCTGGTTCTGACAAGAACAGGCTATACCGCCATTCCAGTTCTTGACTCTTCCTATAAACTGCATGGATTAATCGGAACAAATATGATAATTGATGCCATTATGGGTCTTGAACGGATTGAAGCTGAAAGACTGAGCGAAATTAAAGTGTCAGAGGTTATGAACTTTGATATTCCAAGGCTAAAAATTACCGATTCTGCGGCTAAAGGCCTTGAAATTGTGGTAGATCATCCGTTTGTCTGTGTGGAGAGCGGAGACGGCTATTTCGAAGGAATCTTTACGAGGCGTGAAATTTTGAAACAGCTTGACCGCCATGTGAAAAGATTAAACAGGGGCTGAGGTGAAAGCAGCCGCCGGTCCCCTCCTGCTCCACGGAAGAGGAGGGTGACAGTCTGGAATGCGGCCTTATTTGTACTGTAAAAATTCAATCCGGTTTCCGAACGGATCCGAGAAGCTGAAGCGGTCTCTTCCAGATATTGGAGGCTCCTCGTTCATCATCACTCCGGACTCCATAAGCAGACGTCTTGCTGCTTCAATATCTGCCACTTCGAAGGCGGGGTGCCTTTTGCTTCTTGTAAACTCCATATCCTCTAATCCGATATGAACTTCAATTTCCCCTGCCTGACACCAGAAACCACCATTCTTTCTTAAGCTTTCAGGCTTCCTGACTTCGTTAAACCCAAGCAATTTCAAGTAAAATTCCCTTGCTTTTTCTTCACAATCAACAGGCACGCAAATTTGCACATGATCTATTTTAATAAACTCTATCTTTTTCAAGTTGCCGTCCTCCTATTGAATAAGCTGATAAACGATTTGACCAATTAATAGCACGGTAGCCCCCCTGATAATCCATTTAGCTGATGCAAAAGAAATAAACTTGGCGGTTCTGACTGACAGCTGCGCACCGATTACAGAACCGATGGCGAGCGGAATGGCCGCTTTGAAATTGACCATACCTGCTGATAAATACATCGTAAAGGCTCCAATACAGCTGATGAAGGTTTGGAATCTTGTGTAAGCGATGGATTGAAGATATGACAGTCCGATCTGAAAATACATATACATGCTCAATGTAGCCTGGCCTGGGCCGAATAACCCATCATACACACCGATCCCATATATCATTGGAAATGACTTGGCCGGGAGCTTGCTGCTTGGATCGCTTCTTTTTTGCGGATTCTTTATCATGCTTAAGAGAAGAGCAAAAGCCAAAAGAATGAGGGCGATTCCATTCATGAACTTTTCAGGGATCATTCCTGCTAGAGACGCACCGGTTATCCCTCCTGCCAAAGCAAAAGGGATAATTTTGATTACCTCTTTCATCTTGATTTCATCACTTCTCAGCAAAAAGAAAAAACTTGAAAATGAGCTGATTGTATTTGAAAATTTTACAGCTGCGATAATTTGGTGAATGGGAAGTCCATACAAAATCATTGCCGGCATCCCAATCAGTCCGCCTCCGCCAGCAAGTGTTCCAAGGAAAGAAGTGATGGCTCCGATAAAGAGAAGCGGCCACTCCATATGCATCCCCCCTCTGTACAAATATTATATTCCGAACTGAAACATAATGAAATAACGAAAAAAAAAGAATATAATATAAGAAAAACTTATTGAATGAGGGAACGCCTTGCAGATTACAGAATTACGAATGCTGCTAGTCCTGTCAGAAGAAATGAATATGAGAAAAGCAGCGGAGCGTTTATTCGTCTCCCAGCCTGCCTTGTCACAGCGGCTGCAATCGATTGAAAAAACCTGGGGAGCCAAAATATTTATCCGGTCACAAAAGGGTCTTACGCTTACACCTGCAGGGGAAAAAATAGTGGACTATGCAAAAGAAATGGTTCTCCGTGAAGAAAAGGTAAGAGAAGAAATATCTTCTCTTGAAGGGGAGGTCAGCGGGACGCTAAGACTTGCCGTCGCCTCTATCATTGGCCAGCATTGGCTCCCGAAAGTGCTTAAAACATACGTTCAAAGATATCCTCAAGCAAAAATCTCCCTTATTACAGGGTGGAGCAGCGAGATCATAAAAAGTCTTTATGAAGACAACGTTCATATAGGCATTGTCAGAGGGAGTCTCGAATGGCGCGGGGTAAAGAAGCATCTGCTTAGAGATGAACTCTATCTCGTAGATACAGAACTTCGCAATGCGGAAGAGCTGATGACGACAGAACGGCCATTTATCCAATTCCGCAGTGATTCCACCTATTATCAGGAAATACAGGACTGGTGGCACCGAAAATTTCAAACCTCGCCTAAGCGGACCATTGTCGTTGACCAGATTGAGACGTGTAAGCAAATGGCATATAACGGAATAGGTTATGCGATCCTCCCCTCGGTAGCCCTTGATGAGAATGAGCCGATTTATAAAGTCCCGCTCACGGATCCGGAGGGGAATCCAATAGCCAGGGATACATGGATGATAGGATATGAGGCAGCCTTCCAGCTCAAGCAGGTTCAGGCGTTCTTAGAGGTAGTCGAAGATTGGTCGAATGAAGCAGAACGGGAGAACGGCATCTGAGAGCCTTAAATTACTTGAACCAGTACTTGCTTATCCTCCAAACTATTCTTAAAAAGCTTAAAAGCATGATTATCATGCTATAGGAGGTAAGCGACTCATGGAATAATTTGGATTGATTTTTATTCTTTGTTTAAACAGTGTAGCAGTCGGTAGCCTGAGTAAAACTTCATTGTGATGAATATGCTTGTCAATTAACCGCTCCTTTTGATAGAGTAAAAAAGATATTAAATTAGACGGAGGACGATACATATGAAAATGATGGATGCAAATGAGATTATTTCATTTATTCAAAATAGCACGAAATCCACACCTGTAAAGGTTTATGTTAAAGGGGATGTTGAAGGAATTGATTTCGGGGCTTCCTCTAAAACCTTTTTAAACAGCGGCAGCGGAGTTGTTTTCGGTGAATGGGCAGAAATTAAAGAAGCAATTGAAGCTAATGAAAGTAAAATCGAAGACTATGTTGTAGAAAATGACCGCCGCAACTCAGCGATTCCTTTACTTGATATGAAAGGAATCAAAGCGCGCATTGAGCCTGGCGCCATTATCCGTGATCAAGTTGAAATCGGAGACAACGCTGTAATCATGATGGGTGCTTCCATTAACATCGGTTCTGTTATCGGAGAAGGAACAATGATCGACATGAATGTCGTTCTTGGAGGAAGAGCAACCGTAGGAAAGAACTGCCACATTGGTGCAGGTTCCGTACTTGCAGGGGTTATTGAGCCGCCTTCCGCAAAGCCGGTCGTTATTGAAGATGATGTATTGGTTGGAGCAAACGCTGTAATCCTTGAAGGCGTAACAGTCGGTAAAGGAGCAGTTGTAGCAGCAGGAGCAATCGTAGTAGAAGACGTGGCTCCTTATACAGTTGTTGCTGGAACTCCTGCTAAAAAAATAAAAGATATCGACGAAAAAACTAAATCTAAAATCGAAATCAAACAAGAGCTTCGTCAACTGTAAGAAGCTGCATATGCTGTGCGCGGGTGTCTGTCATCCGCGCATTGCTATATCTTTTGGAGGCTGATCGAATGCTCTCATTGGAAAAATTGACTGCGATCCGCAGGGATCTTCATCAAATACCTGAACTCGGTTTTCAGGAATTAAAAACACAAAATTATCTTATTCAGTTCTTTGAACAGCTTCCTGCAGACCGGTTTGAATTAAAGAAATGGCGTACGGGACTGCTTGTTAAAATAAAAGGAACCAATCCTGCTAAAATGATGGGCTACCGGGCGGATATCGACGGACTGCCGATCACGGAGGAAACCGGCTATCCCTTTTCATCCATTCATGAAGGGATGATGCATGCATGCGGGCATGATCTGCACATGACAATTGGGCTTGCCATTGCTGAGCATTTTGTCTATCATCCGATTTCTGACGACCTCCTCGTAATTTTTCAGCCCGCGGAAGAGGGGCCAGGCGGGGCAAAGCCAATGATGGAAAGCGAGGAATTCCTGGAATGGAAACCCGATTTCATTACTGCTCTTCATATCGCTCCTGATCTGCCGCAAGGAACCATTGGAACGAAAACCGGTTTGCTTTTTGCCAATACATCTGAGCTCTTTATTGATTTGAAAGGAAAAGGCGGTCATGCTGCCTATCCACATACAGCTAAAGATATGATCGTTGCCGCAAGCCAGCTGGTCGGGCAGCTCCAAACCATCATTTCCAGAAACGTCGATCCGCTAGACAGTGCGGTCATTACAATAGGGAAAATAACAGGCGGCACCGTCCAAAACATCATTGCAGAAAAAGCAAGACTGGAAGGGACAATCAGAACCCTTTCCGCCCATTCGATGGGC
Protein-coding regions in this window:
- a CDS encoding VOC family protein, whose protein sequence is MKKIEFIKIDHVQICVPVDCEEKAREFYLKLLGFNEVRKPESLRKNGGFWCQAGEIEVHIGLEDMEFTRSKRHPAFEVADIEAARRLLMESGVMMNEEPPISGRDRFSFSDPFGNRIEFLQYK
- the abbA gene encoding antirepressor AbbA; this encodes MGLADKRLSSEEQELLISLLMKQEYAIELLSSELNDIESGEKAVDMETYKQLTVLYDRIRFE
- the cbpB gene encoding cyclic-di-AMP-binding protein CbpB, translating into MITLRAEKIMEINIQDLMIPGDKVAHVQLGNNLEHALLVLTRTGYTAIPVLDSSYKLHGLIGTNMIIDAIMGLERIEAERLSEIKVSEVMNFDIPRLKITDSAAKGLEIVVDHPFVCVESGDGYFEGIFTRREILKQLDRHVKRLNRG
- a CDS encoding ribonuclease H-like YkuK family protein, which encodes MSDTFAFYNVTEENMTLQDVISRLKSFIQKDPRSVYVLSIGTDSHVHQKETKFITAIHLHRVGKGAWGCLKNYVLPRPINSVHEKISTETALSQELAYSFITLYLGGLTDILIPFSDEGADLTFEIHLDIGRKGVTKDLIQEMTGRITAMGVEARIKPDSYTAFSYANRYTK
- the dapD gene encoding 2,3,4,5-tetrahydropyridine-2,6-dicarboxylate N-acetyltransferase, translated to MKMMDANEIISFIQNSTKSTPVKVYVKGDVEGIDFGASSKTFLNSGSGVVFGEWAEIKEAIEANESKIEDYVVENDRRNSAIPLLDMKGIKARIEPGAIIRDQVEIGDNAVIMMGASINIGSVIGEGTMIDMNVVLGGRATVGKNCHIGAGSVLAGVIEPPSAKPVVIEDDVLVGANAVILEGVTVGKGAVVAAGAIVVEDVAPYTVVAGTPAKKIKDIDEKTKSKIEIKQELRQL
- a CDS encoding LysR family transcriptional regulator produces the protein MQITELRMLLVLSEEMNMRKAAERLFVSQPALSQRLQSIEKTWGAKIFIRSQKGLTLTPAGEKIVDYAKEMVLREEKVREEISSLEGEVSGTLRLAVASIIGQHWLPKVLKTYVQRYPQAKISLITGWSSEIIKSLYEDNVHIGIVRGSLEWRGVKKHLLRDELYLVDTELRNAEELMTTERPFIQFRSDSTYYQEIQDWWHRKFQTSPKRTIVVDQIETCKQMAYNGIGYAILPSVALDENEPIYKVPLTDPEGNPIARDTWMIGYEAAFQLKQVQAFLEVVEDWSNEAERENGI
- a CDS encoding manganese catalase family protein — protein: MFTRIDRLLIDLPKPKNPDANAAAAVQELLGGKFGEMSTLNNYLYQSFNFRSKKKLKPFYDLVASITAEEMGHVELVANTINLMIIGTTHPGPPDSTPMREAVNKRNTLHFISTAQTAFPFDSMGRPWTGDNVFNSGNLVLDLLHNFFLECGARTHKMRVYQMTDNPVAREMIGYLLVRGGVHIVAYAKALEIATGVDVMKMLPIPDLDNTKFASAKKFEDLGVNRRLYTFSDQYYRDIDKIWKGRGPKGEPLEVIIGHPQGVPVPDLEEIPEEFAPGISEEDFQEIARRLQRSAGI
- a CDS encoding N-acetyldiaminopimelate deacetylase; the protein is MLSLEKLTAIRRDLHQIPELGFQELKTQNYLIQFFEQLPADRFELKKWRTGLLVKIKGTNPAKMMGYRADIDGLPITEETGYPFSSIHEGMMHACGHDLHMTIGLAIAEHFVYHPISDDLLVIFQPAEEGPGGAKPMMESEEFLEWKPDFITALHIAPDLPQGTIGTKTGLLFANTSELFIDLKGKGGHAAYPHTAKDMIVAASQLVGQLQTIISRNVDPLDSAVITIGKITGGTVQNIIAEKARLEGTIRTLSAHSMGKVKERIEALVKGLEVAYECEAHIDYGAMYYQVFNEPELTVEFMEFAKKLPFVQLEESKEAMTGEDFGYFLSKIPGFMFWLGTGSEYGLHHSKLQPDETAMETALRTMTAYFSFKS
- a CDS encoding sulfite exporter TauE/SafE family protein, coding for MEWPLLFIGAITSFLGTLAGGGGLIGMPAMILYGLPIHQIIAAVKFSNTISSFSSFFFLLRSDEIKMKEVIKIIPFALAGGITGASLAGMIPEKFMNGIALILLAFALLLSMIKNPQKRSDPSSKLPAKSFPMIYGIGVYDGLFGPGQATLSMYMYFQIGLSYLQSIAYTRFQTFISCIGAFTMYLSAGMVNFKAAIPLAIGSVIGAQLSVRTAKFISFASAKWIIRGATVLLIGQIVYQLIQ
- a CDS encoding glutaredoxin domain-containing protein, translating into MTKKITVYTQPDCPPCKIVKQFLDHHHVMFDEIDISKDQIARDHLIKNLQSYSTPTITVDGFIVKGFDLPALEKLVL
- a CDS encoding YkuJ family protein produces the protein MSQLTGIISRLQSLQETAAGNEPSQRFFEVEGEKRCSVKYFEKNEMFELEVYEKGGKPQTYQFDNIDIIAIEIFDLLQA
- a CDS encoding MBL fold metallo-hydrolase — translated: MPHIKSGLSELGLSVTAIKYIIVTHVHLDHAGGAGLLLKECPDAKIIVHPKGARHLVCPERLIAGAKAVYKEDFDVLFDPVIPVPEERILIMGDKEQLAISENCVLEFIDSPGHANHHFSIFDPISKGIFAGDVLGIVYEDDSFGRFCLPSTSPNQFNPEAMLKSAERL